One Halichoerus grypus chromosome 1, mHalGry1.hap1.1, whole genome shotgun sequence genomic region harbors:
- the ARRDC5 gene encoding arrestin domain-containing protein 5 — MMSQTGDLTAAKEPEISVAWGGRENISLPPQPPMSVVKSIELVLPKDAVYLAGSSIKGQVVLILNSTLVDPIVKVELVGRGYVEWNEEIGASRDYSRDVICNNKADYVHKMKTFPVEDNWLSAGSHTFDFHFSLPPRLPSTFASKIGHVFYFVQASCMGREHILAKKRMYLLVQGTSDFHKENPLQNPLLVEAEKKVSYNCCSQGTICLQIQMEKNTFTPGERVIFTTEIHNQTSKCIKTVTFALYIHVQYEGFTPSAERRSRVDSSELLRQEANTQITPFNTTKIVSTLNLPQVLSVSSGMRDGEIMSTHYELVSTVHLPWSLTSVKAKVPIIITSAPVDPDSCPRLEGAASPESQECQN; from the exons ATGATGTCACAGACAGGTGACCTCACTGCGGCAAAGGAACCGGAAATCTCAGTGgcatgggggggcagggagaatatTTCTCTACCACCCCAACCCCCCATGTCTGTGGTGAAGTCGATCGAATTAGTGTTGCCCAAGGATGCAGTCTACCTAGCCGGCTCCAGCATAAAAGGGCAAGTGGTTCTAATCCTGAACAGCACCCTGGTGGACCCTATTGTAAAGGTGGAGCTCGTGGGAAGAGGTTATGTGGAGTGGAATGAAGAAATCGGGGCATCCCGTGATTATAGTAGAGATGTTATTTGCAACAACAAGGCCGACTACGTGCACAAGATGAAGACATTCCCAGTAGAGG ATAATTGGTTAAGTGCAGGCAGCCACACCTTTGACTTCCATTTCAGCTTACCTCCCAGGCTTCCTTCTACCTTCGCCAGCAAAATTGGCCACGTCTTCTACTTCGTGCAAGCCTCCTGCATGGGCCGGGAGCACATTCTGGCGAAGAAGAGAATGTACTTGTTGGTTCAAGGGACTTCGGACTTCCACAAAGAAAACCCATTGCAG aaccctctgttGGTGGAGGCTGAGAAGAAGGTCTCTTACAACTGCTGCAGCCAGGGTACCATCTGCCTCCAAATCCAGATGGAAAAGAACACTTTTACGCCAGGGGAGAGGGTCATCTTCACCACAGAGATCCACAACCAGACCAGCAAGTGCATCAAGACGGTCACCTTTGCCCTCTACATCCACGTGCAATATGAGGGCTTCACCCCCAGTGCGGAGCGGCGGTCTCGGGTGGACAGCAGTGAGCTGCTCCGGCAGGAGGCCAACACTCAGATCACGCCCTTCAACACCACCAAGATCGTCAGCACCCTCAACCTCCCGCAGGTGCTGTCCGTGAGCAGCGGCATGCGGGACGGCGAGATCATGAGTACCCACTACGAGCTGGTCAGCACGGTCCACCTGCCTTGGTCCCTGACCAGTGTGAAGGCCAAGGttcccatcatcatcaccagTGCCCCTGTGGACCCAGACAGCTGCCCGCGGCTGGAGGGGGCAGCATCTCCCGAGAGCCAGGAGTGCCAGAATTAA